In one window of Gudongella oleilytica DNA:
- the mfd gene encoding transcription-repair coupling factor, with the protein MKDFLLDSLLHLKSYGSLLKDIEEKTTPIAVHGLMEENLGHFSAALNLHLGKQLLLITYDELRSRQLYEDIKSIAGEARTVHFPRKELLFYDIDAHSHERTHQRIKAVSRLFESRDTIVIASIEAISDRILSRKTLETHRISLSLGEEHLLDVITDKLIASGYERVSMVEAQGQFSLRGGILDVFSPDMENPSRIEFFDTMVDSIRSFDFRTQRSLEVLDGITIYPSRDILIPRDGSVIAEAISRDLSSYVKASTEKQSRDLAEEKFGKYIELLKQGIHIPNRDILLPYLETETISDILDHLREDAVILLDEPRRIRESKLSLENSFDSWVSELFQAGEVLKSHFHSRIRLQDFIDNTSKFTCLTSAAFLKQDHDFPPKSIHQLQGRQMTVYHGKLDLLKEDLERFKYRGYKTIILSGTEGRGKRLKDMLDKLDTASEYHETRDTEIKSGQLFITPGSLKTGFEYEGVKLAVISDGDIFGSGRKRTKKKKGKPLSKDSSLSFGDLKEGDFVVHENYGIGQYLGVQQLAVQGIKKDYLHIQYKGNDRLYLPIDQMGMIQKYIGSDSVKPKINKLSGGDWTKTRSRTKKAIEDMAQDLLELYAKREKLKGFSFSEDSTWQREFEDMFPYEETQGQLQSAEEIKKDMETPKPMDRLLCGDVGYGKTEVALRAAFKAIMDGKQVAILVPTTILAQQHYNTLMERFGTFPVKIAMLSRFRSAREQKENIKLLKKGMIDVVVGTHRLLSKDVEFKDLGLLIVDEEQRFGVKHKEALKKLKESVDVLTLTATPIPRTLHMSLVGIRDMSVIEDPPEERYPIQTYVTEHNKSLIREAIIKEISRGGQVYYVYNRVEKIDRISSELQDLVPEAVFSVGHGQMPERELENVMMDFMNQETDVLICTTIIETGLDIPNVNTIIIHDADKMGLSQLYQLRGRVGRSNRIAYAYFTYEKDKVLSEVAEKRLRAIKEFTEFGSGFRIAMRDLEIRGAGNLLGMEQHGHIESIGYDLYVKYLGEAVRRLKGEVVDERIDTTVDIKIDGFISDRYIEDEDQKIEIYKKISSVESMDDYRELIDELIDRFGDLPKPVENLMNISYIRALSSKNGIKNILQLSDSTRLDFASPDWLKPELINQLSGKYGGEIEFDLSTEPGITITTKTDIINRLKDLVEAIDNFSRP; encoded by the coding sequence ATGAAGGATTTTTTGCTTGATTCATTGCTTCATCTCAAGTCCTACGGAAGTCTTCTAAAGGATATTGAGGAAAAAACTACACCAATTGCAGTCCACGGCCTCATGGAGGAGAACCTTGGACATTTTTCTGCTGCCCTCAATCTGCATCTTGGAAAGCAGCTTTTACTAATAACCTATGACGAGCTTAGAAGCAGACAGCTGTATGAGGATATAAAAAGCATCGCCGGAGAAGCCAGGACTGTACACTTCCCCAGAAAAGAGCTTTTATTTTACGACATAGATGCTCACAGTCACGAAAGGACCCACCAAAGAATTAAAGCCGTCTCAAGATTATTTGAATCCAGGGACACAATTGTCATAGCTTCAATAGAAGCCATTTCCGACAGGATCCTTTCAAGAAAAACTCTCGAGACTCATAGAATAAGCCTCTCCCTTGGAGAGGAGCACCTTCTCGATGTAATAACCGACAAACTCATAGCATCGGGTTATGAGAGAGTAAGCATGGTCGAGGCTCAAGGCCAGTTCAGCCTCAGGGGAGGGATACTTGACGTATTCTCACCAGACATGGAGAATCCTTCCAGGATAGAATTTTTTGACACAATGGTCGACTCCATAAGAAGCTTTGACTTCAGGACCCAAAGATCCCTCGAGGTCCTTGACGGCATCACGATCTATCCCTCAAGGGATATTCTTATTCCCAGGGATGGTTCAGTTATTGCAGAAGCCATTTCGAGGGATCTTTCATCCTACGTGAAGGCATCCACAGAAAAGCAGTCAAGAGATCTTGCTGAAGAGAAATTCGGAAAATACATCGAGCTGCTTAAGCAAGGCATCCACATTCCCAACAGGGATATTCTTCTGCCATACCTTGAAACTGAGACCATATCGGATATTCTCGATCATCTTAGAGAGGACGCAGTCATTCTATTAGATGAGCCCAGGAGAATCAGAGAGTCCAAGCTATCCCTGGAGAACAGCTTCGACAGCTGGGTTTCAGAGCTGTTTCAGGCAGGAGAGGTGCTTAAATCCCATTTTCATTCAAGAATAAGGCTTCAGGACTTCATAGATAATACCAGTAAATTCACCTGCCTTACCAGTGCGGCATTCCTAAAGCAGGACCATGATTTTCCTCCAAAGTCTATACATCAGCTGCAGGGAAGGCAGATGACGGTCTATCACGGAAAACTGGATCTCCTTAAGGAAGATCTCGAGAGGTTCAAATACAGGGGCTATAAAACGATAATACTATCCGGTACGGAAGGCAGAGGCAAACGGCTTAAGGACATGCTTGACAAGCTGGATACAGCCTCAGAGTACCATGAGACAAGGGATACAGAAATAAAAAGCGGCCAGCTTTTCATAACTCCCGGTTCGTTAAAAACTGGCTTCGAGTACGAGGGAGTCAAGCTCGCTGTAATAAGTGACGGAGATATTTTTGGAAGCGGAAGAAAGCGAACCAAAAAGAAAAAAGGAAAACCTCTTTCCAAGGATTCCTCATTAAGCTTTGGGGATCTTAAGGAAGGGGATTTTGTAGTTCATGAAAACTACGGGATCGGTCAGTACCTTGGAGTTCAGCAGCTTGCGGTCCAGGGTATAAAAAAGGATTACCTCCACATACAGTACAAGGGAAATGACAGGCTTTACCTCCCGATTGACCAGATGGGAATGATCCAGAAATATATTGGATCAGACTCCGTAAAGCCAAAGATAAACAAGCTAAGCGGTGGGGACTGGACAAAAACCCGCTCCAGAACGAAAAAGGCAATCGAGGACATGGCACAGGATCTCCTTGAGCTTTATGCAAAGAGAGAAAAGCTCAAGGGTTTCAGCTTCTCAGAGGATTCGACCTGGCAGAGAGAGTTCGAGGACATGTTTCCCTATGAGGAGACTCAGGGTCAGCTTCAGTCAGCTGAGGAGATCAAAAAGGACATGGAGACTCCAAAGCCAATGGACAGACTTCTCTGTGGAGATGTCGGCTACGGGAAGACTGAGGTGGCCTTAAGAGCTGCATTTAAAGCAATAATGGACGGGAAGCAGGTTGCCATATTGGTACCTACCACCATACTCGCCCAACAGCACTATAATACACTTATGGAGAGATTTGGAACATTCCCCGTAAAAATTGCAATGCTCAGCAGATTCAGGTCTGCCAGGGAACAGAAGGAGAACATCAAGCTCTTGAAAAAGGGGATGATAGATGTCGTCGTTGGGACACACAGACTACTCTCCAAGGATGTTGAGTTCAAGGATCTTGGGCTTTTGATAGTGGATGAGGAGCAACGGTTTGGAGTCAAGCACAAGGAAGCGCTGAAGAAACTGAAGGAGTCCGTGGATGTGCTTACTCTTACTGCCACACCCATACCCAGGACACTCCATATGTCCCTTGTAGGGATAAGGGACATGTCTGTAATAGAGGATCCGCCAGAGGAAAGATATCCTATCCAGACCTATGTGACCGAGCACAACAAGTCTCTTATCAGGGAGGCAATAATCAAGGAGATCTCAAGAGGCGGCCAGGTATACTACGTTTACAACAGAGTAGAGAAGATCGACAGGATATCCTCCGAGCTCCAGGACCTGGTACCGGAGGCTGTATTTTCAGTGGGGCATGGACAAATGCCCGAGCGGGAGCTTGAAAATGTCATGATGGATTTCATGAACCAGGAAACTGATGTACTTATATGTACAACAATAATCGAGACCGGTCTGGACATCCCCAATGTAAATACAATAATAATCCACGATGCTGATAAAATGGGACTTTCTCAACTGTATCAGCTAAGGGGAAGAGTCGGCAGGTCCAACAGGATAGCATATGCATACTTCACATATGAAAAGGACAAGGTGCTAAGCGAGGTTGCAGAAAAAAGACTGAGAGCCATAAAGGAGTTCACTGAGTTCGGGTCAGGCTTCAGGATCGCCATGAGAGACCTTGAAATCAGAGGGGCAGGAAACCTTCTTGGTATGGAGCAGCATGGACATATCGAGTCTATTGGTTATGACTTGTATGTAAAGTACCTTGGAGAAGCAGTCAGAAGGCTTAAGGGAGAGGTCGTCGATGAAAGGATCGACACGACGGTTGATATTAAGATTGACGGCTTTATCAGCGACAGGTATATTGAGGATGAAGACCAGAAGATAGAGATCTACAAGAAAATATCCTCAGTGGAGAGCATGGATGACTACAGGGAGCTTATAGATGAGCTGATCGACCGCTTTGGAGATCTTCCAAAGCCTGTTGAAAACCTGATGAACATTTCCTATATAAGGGCCTTGTCGAGCAAGAATGGCATAAAAAATATCCTCCAGCTGAGTGACAGTACCAGACTGGACTTCGCATCCCCCGACTGGCTGAAGCCTGAGCTTATAAACCAGCTCTCAGGGAAATATGGAGGAGAGATTGAGTTTGATCTTTCAACAGAGCCCGGGATAACTATAACGACTAAGACAGATATAATAAACAGGTTGAAGGATTTGGTTGAAGCAATTGACAATTTCAGCAGGCCGTAA
- the pth gene encoding aminoacyl-tRNA hydrolase, with the protein MFLIVGLGNPGKEYDKTRHNVGYDVVDRLAGTNSIKVDRIKFKALTGEGTIAGKRVMLMKPLTYMNNSGIALREAMEYYKLSIEDLIVIVDDIDIEFGTTRIRKKGSAGSHNGMKSIIYHLKRDDFTRIKLGIGKKPPEWDLADFVLSRFSTDERKEVDKMVIKAAEAVEAILKDGIDAAMNSFNIKNTAQD; encoded by the coding sequence GTGTTTTTGATAGTGGGTCTTGGTAACCCGGGAAAAGAATATGATAAGACCAGGCATAACGTGGGCTACGATGTGGTTGACAGACTGGCGGGAACCAACAGCATCAAGGTTGACAGGATAAAATTCAAAGCCCTCACAGGTGAAGGCACCATCGCCGGCAAGAGGGTCATGCTCATGAAGCCCCTGACCTACATGAACAACAGCGGGATAGCCTTAAGGGAAGCTATGGAGTACTACAAGCTGTCCATAGAGGATCTTATTGTCATCGTGGATGACATAGACATCGAGTTTGGCACGACCCGAATAAGGAAAAAAGGTAGTGCAGGCTCGCACAACGGTATGAAATCTATAATCTATCATCTGAAAAGGGACGACTTCACAAGGATAAAGCTTGGCATTGGGAAGAAACCTCCGGAGTGGGACCTGGCGGATTTCGTTTTAAGCAGGTTTTCCACTGATGAGAGAAAAGAAGTTGATAAAATGGTAATAAAGGCTGCAGAGGCTGTAGAAGCGATATTGAAAGATGGTATCGACGCAGCCATGAACAGCTTCAATATAAAAAATACAGCCCAGGATTAA
- a CDS encoding ribose-phosphate diphosphokinase translates to MNLCLGGVKVFTGNANRDLVKKICSELDIQLGNCEVTHFSDGEINVNIGETVRGCDVYIIQPTNSPVNDNLMELLILIDAVKRASAGRINAVIPYYGYARQDRKTKAREPITAKLVANLITTAGADRVVSMDLHAGQIQGYFDIPVDHLSSIPLLANYFKNIVDEDTVIVSPDLGGVTRARTFANILDLPIAIIEKRRPKANVSEVMNVIGEIEGRNVILVDDIIDTAGTIVKAASVLKSFGAKKVYGCATHGVLSGPALERIHTSELEKFVITDTIPLSDEAKIDKIEVVSVAPLFAEAIKRINSNESVSIIFE, encoded by the coding sequence ATGAACCTTTGTCTTGGAGGAGTAAAGGTATTCACAGGCAATGCCAATAGAGATTTAGTCAAAAAGATTTGCTCCGAGCTGGATATCCAGCTTGGGAATTGCGAAGTAACTCATTTCAGCGACGGAGAGATAAACGTCAATATCGGTGAGACCGTAAGAGGCTGCGACGTCTACATAATTCAGCCCACAAATTCACCTGTAAATGACAATCTGATGGAGCTGTTGATCCTTATCGATGCAGTAAAGAGAGCTTCAGCAGGGAGGATAAATGCAGTTATCCCCTACTACGGATATGCCAGACAAGACAGAAAAACCAAGGCAAGGGAGCCGATCACAGCTAAGCTTGTTGCAAACCTAATAACTACAGCGGGAGCAGACAGAGTAGTATCGATGGATCTCCATGCAGGTCAGATCCAGGGGTACTTCGATATTCCGGTGGATCATTTGTCTTCCATTCCATTGCTTGCAAATTACTTCAAAAATATAGTAGATGAGGATACAGTAATAGTATCTCCCGACCTTGGCGGAGTAACAAGAGCAAGAACCTTTGCCAACATTCTGGATCTGCCCATAGCAATAATCGAGAAGAGAAGACCTAAGGCAAATGTCTCGGAGGTAATGAATGTTATAGGTGAAATCGAGGGGAGAAATGTGATCCTTGTAGACGACATTATAGATACCGCAGGAACAATAGTAAAGGCTGCCAGTGTTCTGAAGAGCTTCGGCGCCAAGAAGGTCTACGGCTGTGCAACCCACGGTGTTCTTTCCGGCCCTGCATTGGAAAGGATCCACACCTCTGAGCTTGAGAAGTTCGTAATAACCGATACTATTCCATTGTCTGACGAAGCTAAAATTGATAAGATAGAGGTTGTAAGCGTAGCTCCACTATTTGCAGAGGCAATAAAGAGGATCAATTCCAACGAATCAGTAAGTATAATTTTCGAGTGA
- the glmU gene encoding bifunctional UDP-N-acetylglucosamine diphosphorylase/glucosamine-1-phosphate N-acetyltransferase GlmU yields MKVSIVLAAGEGTRMRSDLAKVMHRVCGRPMLEHVLDASAKAGMDKNLVVVGHKKEDILEQISGENIVFVEQPMHDGAPYGTGFAVMQALPHIDDDCTVVVLCGDTPLVKNETLKDLMEHHEMNDNSATVLTTVMDDPTGYGRVIRKTDGSLLEIVEQRDASEEQKIIREINSGIYCFKASTLKEGLEEISNDNSQGEYYLTDVIGILNGRGYRVGVLEAKDHTEIMGVNSRVQLAEAESIMRKRINTLHMLNGVTIIDPERTYIEEGIEIGRDTVIYPGAVLQGRTVIGTNCQLLGGTRIRDSKIGSCVDIESSLIEESIVGDGTHIGPYAHLRPKSVLGERVKIGNFVEVKNANIADGSKASHLSYVGDADVGKDVNIGCGVVFVNYNGVSKSRSIVGDHAFVGSNSNLVAPVEVKEWGYIAAGSTITDDVGEGELSIARARQVNKEGWVEKKGFKKHK; encoded by the coding sequence ATGAAAGTAAGCATAGTATTGGCTGCAGGGGAAGGTACCAGGATGAGATCCGACCTTGCCAAGGTGATGCACAGGGTATGCGGCAGACCGATGCTTGAGCACGTGCTGGATGCATCTGCAAAGGCAGGCATGGATAAAAATTTAGTTGTAGTGGGTCACAAAAAGGAAGATATCCTGGAGCAGATATCGGGAGAGAACATAGTGTTCGTGGAGCAGCCGATGCATGATGGAGCACCCTACGGTACTGGATTTGCAGTAATGCAGGCTCTGCCACATATTGATGACGACTGCACTGTCGTCGTTCTTTGCGGGGACACTCCGCTTGTAAAGAATGAGACGCTCAAGGACCTGATGGAGCATCACGAGATGAACGATAACTCCGCAACAGTTCTTACTACCGTCATGGATGACCCGACAGGATACGGCAGGGTCATAAGAAAAACAGATGGATCACTACTGGAGATAGTAGAGCAGCGGGATGCATCTGAAGAGCAAAAAATCATAAGGGAGATCAACTCCGGGATATATTGCTTCAAAGCCTCCACACTGAAGGAAGGTCTGGAGGAAATAAGCAATGACAACAGTCAGGGAGAATACTACCTTACTGATGTCATAGGTATACTTAACGGAAGAGGATATAGGGTCGGTGTCCTGGAGGCAAAGGACCACACCGAGATCATGGGAGTCAATTCGAGAGTACAGCTGGCCGAAGCAGAAAGTATAATGAGAAAGAGGATCAATACCTTGCACATGCTGAACGGGGTAACCATAATCGACCCCGAAAGAACATACATTGAGGAAGGTATAGAGATCGGCAGGGATACTGTTATATATCCAGGAGCGGTGCTGCAGGGCAGAACAGTAATAGGAACAAATTGCCAGCTTCTTGGCGGGACGAGGATCAGGGATAGTAAAATAGGAAGCTGCGTTGATATAGAATCTTCGCTGATAGAAGAGAGCATAGTGGGAGATGGTACTCACATAGGTCCCTACGCGCACCTCAGACCAAAGAGCGTACTTGGTGAACGTGTAAAAATTGGGAACTTTGTAGAGGTCAAAAATGCAAACATAGCGGACGGCTCAAAAGCAAGCCATCTTTCCTATGTTGGAGACGCTGATGTCGGCAAGGATGTAAACATTGGCTGTGGAGTAGTGTTTGTAAACTATAACGGAGTCTCAAAATCAAGGTCCATAGTGGGAGATCATGCCTTTGTTGGCAGCAATTCCAATTTAGTTGCTCCGGTCGAGGTAAAGGAATGGGGATATATAGCTGCAGGGTCCACGATCACTGACGACGTGGGAGAAGGCGAGCTTTCCATAGCAAGAGCAAGGCAGGTCAACAAAGAAGGCTGGGTTGAGAAAAAGGGCTTCAAAAAACATAAATAG
- the spoVG gene encoding septation regulator SpoVG, giving the protein MKITDVRVRKVTEEGKMKAIVSVTFDDEFVVHDIKVIEGQNGLFIAMPSRKMADGEFRDIAHPINATTRQKIQEAVFSEYEKSLTAE; this is encoded by the coding sequence ATGAAGATTACTGACGTAAGGGTAAGAAAGGTTACTGAGGAAGGCAAAATGAAGGCGATAGTTTCAGTTACGTTTGACGATGAATTCGTCGTTCACGACATTAAGGTCATCGAGGGACAAAACGGACTATTTATTGCCATGCCAAGCAGGAAGATGGCTGACGGTGAATTTAGAGACATCGCTCACCCAATTAATGCCACCACAAGGCAAAAAATCCAGGAAGCCGTCTTTTCAGAGTATGAGAAGTCGCTGACAGCAGAGTAA
- the murC gene encoding UDP-N-acetylmuramate--L-alanine ligase translates to MFEFYFDAKAYNKVHFIGIGGISMSGMAEILLSKGYQVSGTDNSDSHIVGHLRDLGAKIYIGHSPSNIGDADLIIFTDAIAPDNVELIAARESGACVIDRASFLGSLMRNYRNSIAVSGTHGKTTTTSMIATIINNPQMNPTILLGGELDSIGGNVKLGTNEFLLTEACEYKANILKYHPSMAIILNIDEDHLDFFKSIDHITDTFREFVDNLTERDVLIANNDDEHVRLLAGACRGKVVTIGIDSDADFMAKNISFDPLGYPSFDLYAEGSFESSLKLGVMGKHNVYNALAAIAASYSMGVDRDLVLEKISSYGGVHRRLELKGFMGNVRIIDDYAHHPTEIKASLNAIRNSTDEKVFCIFQPHTFTRTKILLDSFSEAFSDADRVIIADIYAARELDNGEIHSRDLAELIRRRGYEAVYLGSFSEIEEYILQEVSNHDTVITMGAGNIYQVGTNLLNRFSADSQKAI, encoded by the coding sequence ATGTTTGAATTTTATTTTGATGCCAAGGCCTATAATAAGGTCCACTTCATAGGGATAGGCGGCATTAGCATGAGTGGAATGGCAGAGATACTGCTAAGCAAGGGCTACCAGGTTTCAGGAACAGATAACTCGGACAGCCACATCGTCGGCCATCTGAGAGATCTGGGAGCAAAGATCTATATAGGGCATTCTCCAAGTAACATTGGAGATGCAGATCTGATAATATTCACTGACGCGATTGCACCAGACAATGTCGAGCTTATTGCTGCAAGGGAATCAGGAGCTTGTGTAATAGACAGAGCATCCTTTTTGGGTTCGCTGATGAGAAATTACAGGAATTCGATCGCTGTATCGGGTACTCACGGAAAGACTACTACAACCAGCATGATCGCAACTATAATAAATAACCCACAGATGAATCCCACCATACTTCTGGGAGGAGAGCTTGACTCTATAGGCGGGAACGTGAAGCTAGGAACAAATGAATTCCTGCTTACTGAAGCATGTGAATATAAGGCGAATATTCTTAAATACCATCCGTCCATGGCGATAATTCTAAATATTGACGAGGACCACCTGGACTTTTTCAAGAGCATAGACCATATAACCGATACCTTCAGGGAATTTGTGGATAATCTTACTGAAAGGGATGTGCTTATTGCAAATAATGACGATGAGCATGTCAGATTGCTTGCAGGTGCTTGCAGGGGAAAAGTCGTGACTATAGGAATTGACTCAGACGCTGATTTTATGGCTAAAAACATATCCTTTGACCCTCTTGGGTACCCTTCCTTTGATCTCTATGCGGAAGGCAGCTTCGAGAGTAGTCTTAAGCTTGGCGTAATGGGCAAGCATAATGTGTATAACGCTTTGGCGGCTATCGCCGCCTCATATTCGATGGGAGTAGACAGGGATCTGGTTCTGGAAAAGATATCGTCCTATGGCGGGGTTCACAGAAGACTTGAACTTAAGGGCTTTATGGGAAACGTAAGGATCATCGATGATTACGCACATCACCCCACTGAGATCAAAGCATCGCTGAATGCCATAAGGAATTCCACTGACGAGAAGGTATTTTGCATATTCCAGCCCCATACCTTTACGAGGACTAAGATACTCCTCGACAGCTTCTCAGAGGCATTCTCGGACGCAGACAGAGTAATAATCGCTGACATATACGCAGCAAGAGAGCTTGACAACGGAGAGATACATTCAAGAGATCTTGCAGAACTTATTCGAAGAAGAGGCTACGAGGCAGTTTACCTGGGATCCTTCAGTGAGATCGAGGAGTATATCCTGCAGGAAGTTTCAAATCACGATACTGTAATTACCATGGGAGCCGGAAACATATATCAGGTAGGAACCAATCTTTTGAACAGATTTAGCGCTGACAGCCAAAAAGCAATTTAA
- a CDS encoding 3-hydroxybutyryl-CoA dehydrogenase, with protein sequence MKKVSILGRGTMALGIVQIFAERDFDVNVWVRSIDESNPRASVAPIAKTLEKLVAKEKITAEQKDKTLANITITTNLDDVADSDLVIEAISEDMQVKKETFKKLDELCKESTILATNTSSLSITEIANSTGRPDKVIGMHFFNPVPLMKLVEVIKGLATSEETKDAIIELSKSLGKTPVEVAEAPGFVVNRILIPMINEAVGILADGVATAEDIDEAMKLGANHPIGPLALGDLVGLDVCLAIMDVLYNEYQDPKYRAHPLLRKMVRANLLGRKTGKGFFAY encoded by the coding sequence ATGAAGAAGGTAAGCATACTTGGCAGAGGAACTATGGCATTGGGTATAGTTCAGATATTTGCCGAGAGAGATTTTGATGTAAATGTATGGGTCAGATCCATCGACGAGAGCAACCCAAGGGCAAGCGTAGCTCCTATAGCTAAGACGCTTGAAAAGCTGGTCGCCAAGGAGAAAATAACTGCTGAGCAAAAGGATAAAACTCTCGCGAACATTACTATTACAACCAATCTTGACGATGTCGCGGACAGTGATCTGGTCATCGAGGCGATATCAGAGGATATGCAGGTCAAAAAGGAAACCTTTAAGAAGCTTGACGAGCTATGCAAGGAGAGCACCATACTTGCCACCAATACATCATCTCTTTCAATAACCGAGATAGCCAATTCAACCGGAAGACCTGACAAGGTCATAGGCATGCACTTTTTCAATCCGGTACCCTTAATGAAGCTGGTTGAGGTAATAAAAGGACTTGCAACCTCAGAAGAGACAAAGGATGCAATTATTGAATTGTCGAAATCTCTTGGGAAAACTCCGGTAGAGGTAGCAGAGGCTCCGGGATTTGTCGTAAACAGGATACTTATACCAATGATCAACGAAGCTGTCGGGATACTTGCCGATGGAGTAGCCACTGCAGAGGATATAGACGAAGCCATGAAGCTTGGTGCAAACCACCCCATAGGGCCATTGGCTTTAGGTGATCTTGTTGGACTCGACGTATGTCTTGCAATAATGGATGTACTCTACAATGAATATCAGGATCCAAAATACAGGGCTCACCCTCTATTAAGAAAAATGGTAAGGGCGAATCTTCTTGGAAGAAAGACCGGGAAGGGCTTCTTTGCTTATTAA
- a CDS encoding enoyl-CoA hydratase-related protein: MTYEHLKIDRIGSIATLSINRPEALNALNYKLLVELKSAVDSISADDSVHVLILTGEGRAFAAGADIAEMKDMGPDQARGLAKLGLEVFRAVELMEKPSIAAVNGFALGGGCELAMSCDIRIASSKAKFGQPEVNLGVTPGFGGTNRLARLVGPAKAKEMIFTGDVIDALEAEKLGLVNMVTEPESLMEKSMELAEKIASKGQLAVRYSKQAINRSFETDIETGMEIERNLFSLCFATEDQKEGMDAFLNKRKPEFKVK, encoded by the coding sequence ATGACCTACGAGCATTTGAAGATCGATAGAATCGGAAGTATTGCAACTCTTTCAATCAACAGACCTGAGGCACTGAACGCATTGAACTATAAGCTCTTGGTTGAGCTTAAATCAGCGGTTGATTCAATATCTGCTGATGATTCGGTACATGTCCTAATATTGACAGGCGAAGGAAGAGCCTTCGCAGCTGGTGCCGATATAGCAGAAATGAAGGATATGGGTCCGGACCAGGCAAGAGGCCTTGCAAAGCTGGGTCTTGAGGTATTCAGGGCTGTCGAGCTTATGGAAAAGCCTTCCATAGCTGCAGTCAATGGCTTTGCACTAGGCGGTGGCTGCGAGCTTGCCATGTCCTGTGATATAAGGATCGCATCAAGTAAGGCCAAGTTTGGACAACCTGAAGTAAACCTGGGAGTTACTCCTGGATTTGGGGGAACGAACCGCCTTGCAAGACTTGTTGGACCAGCCAAGGCTAAGGAGATGATCTTTACAGGAGATGTAATTGATGCACTTGAAGCGGAAAAGCTGGGTCTTGTAAACATGGTTACTGAACCTGAGTCACTGATGGAAAAATCCATGGAGCTGGCAGAGAAGATAGCTTCAAAGGGTCAGCTGGCAGTCAGATACTCAAAGCAAGCGATCAACAGAAGCTTTGAAACTGACATTGAGACAGGAATGGAGATAGAGAGGAATCTGTTCAGTCTATGCTTTGCAACAGAGGACCAAAAGGAAGGGATGGATGCGTTTCTTAACAAAAGAAAGCCTGAATTTAAAGTAAAATAA